In the genome of Candidatus Melainabacteria bacterium, the window CTTGCATCCGAGTCGAACATGGAAGAGCAGTATTCGTCGAAAAAAAAGAACCTCTAGAAGAAACAAAAACAGCTCAAGAATTCGAGTTGGCGATGAAACTCCGAAGTTACGAAATTCAATGTCCTCGCCCTAGAGTTTACGACTAAGAATCCGCGCCTTTCCAGGCATACGCTCTCAAGCATTTACTACACAACAAAGACGTACGACCGAGTTCACTATGAACTCTAATTGTCGTCGCCTTACAAAAGGAGAAAACTTACCATGAGACTAGAAGCCAATGAACATGTTAAAGAATCTTCCCCAGCCGGGCAAGGGTCACTCGTGTCGCTTGAAGACATGAAAAATGCACAAGCAGCAAATAAGTTGAAGGACGACGCAGTACCGACAGTACTCGTCTTTAAAAATTTGCTCCCGAATGACTCAACAGAGCGCGGACAAGCCGAGGGACGTGGGGCTAATGAAGTGGCGACACCGCTCAACAAAAGCCAAACAGCTTCACAGGAAAAGGAGCACACAGTAACGATAAACAATCTTGTGTCGGGATCTGACGTACTAGCGCGTGCAATCATCTTCGATGGTAATGGAGACGGTCCTGATGCAATCGATCGAAAAATCGTGACCGAGAACATCAAACCAGGGGGTGATCTAAATGATGGCTCGATCACGAACAGCAGCAGAGAACCAGGGGCTACTGGAAAACATGGCACTACCGAAAGAAGCGATGGATGCGACGTAAACGATGCAGCGATCATAAACTACGGTAGCGAGCCGGGTTCTGATGTAAAACACACTGCAATCATACGGAACTTGAGCGGGTCGGCTTGTAATTTAAACGATCTGCTTAAGTGACGTCACTACGTACAAAGCTCGCACGAAAGTCCATCCAATAAAGCAGCAGCAGCTAAGTAGGAGCACCTCCAACATGAGACTAGAGTCCGATGAACAATTCACGAAATTCTCCGCACCTGGCAAAGAGACAATGTCACTCGTATCTCTAGAAACCATGAAGGATGCACGCCTCACAAACAAAATGAATTCGGAACAACTTCCGACCGTTATTGTTTTCGACGATTCCAATCAGCAACGCGTCGCAGACTCGAGTGCATTGGCAGGGAATCAAAGTCCACTACTGGACGATCCTGATTCGCCGTGGTACAAACTCAGTTTGCTCGGGGACCGTCCAGTAAACAGCAAGGTGATTCCTGATCAACCGGTAGATAACGATGCGATGCAAGACGTGCAGGCTAATCCGCAGAACGCCGCATCGAACCAGCCGAAAATGCTCTGGAGTGCAGAACGCAACATCGAGATGTCACAAGTTGGTGGGCGCCAGGACACTCAACACTTCTGGCCGGGTGCAGACTATGTCGATGAACCGGAGCCAGACCACTCTGAAAATGAAGGAAACGATTTCGAATCGATTGAGGAGTTAGCGAAACCGGTTGGAGACTTCGCTCGCCAGGTTGGCAACTCACTGATAGCGCCGGAAACGTCCATCAATCGCGGTGAAGTAACTGCACAACAAATCGACGATTGGTGGCGAAGCGCATTCAGCATTCTCGAGAGAGGACACGGTGACATGAACATAAGAAGCGACGGGTTCTGATCTAAAACTAATTGCAAGCATACCTAACTTCAAGAACACAGCTTGAAATCTAAACGAGGAGAGGAAATAATGCTCGCTACAATGTCGGAATCACGATATACGACTGATGTTGCGAATCGTGGAATATCGTTTGCCTTGCCACTTTCCAGTCATTAAGATCGGCATATGCATGTTGAATTGCCGAAGTATTTGGAGTTCGTCCAAAATGTGGGAAGTTTGAGCTGGCTATGGTTACTCTGATTCGATGTCCTTTTCTAAAGAGTGCAGCAGTCCACCCAATATCAAGATTAAATTCGTAAACCTTTTCCGGTTCAAGCAAATCAGGCTCACTGAGCGAGTTTCTACGACTTGCCCTGACAATACTATTGACGATATTTATCGACAATCCGCATTCTGCGACATCACACAACATTACAGCGAAGTCCGTATCATCTGCAGTTGATGATGCGTAGAATCTCGCTTTCACTAGCCCCAATACGGTCAGATCTTTTTCGAGAACTTCTGACGTGTACACGAGAACATCATTTCGAATTTCATTCTTGCGCTGACTCATTGGACCCATAGGGGCCAGGTCCTCGACGCAACAGCTATGTCCGCCCTGACTCAAAACCGGCGCCGAGGGGTCATGCAAATATACATCCCAGGGCTCATCACCGGGAAGGTCAGTGGAGAGTGTTCCATCACCACTTAGTGAATTTGCTCTACCACCAGAATGCAAATAGTAAGTTCTATCAGTGGTACCAGTCGGAGGCCAGGAGTCAAAGCTGCTCCATTCATTTGCGTTTAGAACAAATACTTGCACTTTCGGACCATCCTTGTGGTCTAAAGGTAAGTAGCCCATGTGCCTGTCCAACCAGTGCAATTGCAGCGGATTGACTATGTTCCGCGCCTGACTGCCAAAATCACTCGATCCAACGTGCTGCTGCCACGGCAAATGGTGCCATGGTCCAATCACGAGTTTTTGTTCGCCTCGGCTGGGATCGGACTGCTGCAGCTTATCCATCTCAATAAAGTTGTTAATGGTTCCCGTAATGAACACGTCGTACCAGCCACCTACGTGCAAAACTGGAACAGCTACTTGCGAGTAACAGTTGCGGATCGATTTTGCACTCCAGTAGTCATCGTAGGTGTCATGGTCAAGCCAATCTACATAATATGGTGCGTACTTTCTAGCATCGCATACGGTATCAACAACTGGAGTTGCAAAATATGGCCCAGGAAGCGACATGAATGTCGACCAGAGCTTCTTCTGTAAGTCAAAGTTACCGGCGCGGCGAGCCGTGTCCTGACACAGATACAGCACCCAGGACTGAATAAACGCTTGCGAAAAGGCGCCGCCCTCGTATGTCCAACGGTCGAAAAAATCTGAAGCAGTCATTGCTGGAATGATTGTCTTAAGCCCGCGTGGCTTAGTTGCAGCCGTCTGCAATTGAATTGCGCCAGGATATGAAAAACCATACATTGCCACGTTCCCGTTGGACCCTTCCAGATTCGCAGCCCACTCGACGGTGTCGTGGCCATCTGCAGCTTCAGAATCATATGGAGTAAAGACGCCTTCCGAGGAATAGCGTCCGCGGCAGTCTTGTATCACGACCATGTATCCGTAGCGGGCATACCAGGATGGATTCAGAAACACAGTGTTCTGTGCCATGGATTTGTCATACGGCGTCCGCATCAACAGCACTGGCAACGGCTCAGCTACATCGGGGCGATAGATGTCAGCAAACAGCGTTACGCCATCGCGCATTCGAACCGGCAAGTCCTTCTGCACAGTTATGTTTTTGTGCCGCACCGGCGGCACGGTGATGTCAACAGACATTCCGACTCCATTCGTACTGTTTCAGACCTGTCACCAGGCAGAATACAGCACTCGCTCCAAAAAAGTCTGGAAATGCACTAAGAGAGGGTTTCCCCTCTCAGCGCTTGCCCTTAAATTTTGCAGCAGAGGGACATAACATCTCCGCTCCTTCGATAATCTTGCTCCAAGATTGTGTCGAAAAAATGTCAACTCCATGAAGCCAGCGATGAAAATCTTTCAGCTATTCCTTTTCACTTGCCACAGTTTCGACACACATTCATCACAACAAGATCATAGATGTCATGGTTCACTGCAAATGTGATTTTTCCAATCGCACACTTACCACCCCTGCGAGGAACCTCTTACTATGCGAATGGACGCCACCAGTGAACAACAGGCAGAATCCTCAGCCCGACGAATCGACCACAGCGCGCTCATCTCTCTCAGCGACTTTCAACAAGCACATGTGAAAAGTTCTGGTACGACAAAGGAGCCTGAAAAATTTCTGGACCTTGGAAAAAGCAGCGACTTGTACAAGTTGGATGATCCTCTGGCCGATTTCCATAAAACTCCCACACATAGACTGACTAGCGATACTGAAGCTCACCAGCATAAGTTTCTTTTTGGCGGCAATGCTCATGGGACGCTCGACTCCTTAGAGTCAGCAATCGGCGGCAAAGCGAATCTTGAAATGTTCCCTGTAAAACCCGGCAACAGAGAACAAATGGATCATATCCGAACCGATTTAGCCAAGGGCGTCACGCCCGAAATTTCACTAAATGGAGAGTTCTTTCGTGGCGGTGATAAAGCCATTGCCACCGGACGATACGACAAACAACTGACACAAATGGCGCACGAATTGAGCCAAATGAAAAACCCGGACGGGACCAAAGCCGAGATCTTAATGCGCTTTGGCAAAGAAATGGATCTTCAACACAAGTTTGTGGGGACCGGGCAGGATTATGTCAATGCCTTTCAAAGGGTACATGACGTGTTCCAAAATGCTGGTGCAGACAACGTAAAAATGGTCTGGTGCCCGACGAAAAAAGTCGATCCAAGCGAACTGGCAAACGAAGCGAACCCAGACAAGTATTGGCCCGGTTCAAAATACGTAGACGTGATTGGTCCCGATGGATACAGCCCAAAACACAAAGAAGAAAGTTTCCAAAAAATATTCGAACCGTTCGTTGACCTGGCAAAACGCACAGGCAAGCCATTTATGTCGTCGGAAACCGGCATACACACTGATGGTATGACAGAAAAGCAAAAGAGCGACTGGTGGCAAAAAGCCTTCGACTACGTAAAAAATGAGCGAGACAAGGGCACCGATATAATGGGTGTAGGCGGATTTTTCCGTCACCCGGAAACGAACGAGACGTTGAGCGACAACCAGCGCAAAGTTCTCTCGCATACATTCATCAAGGCTGAAGGCACCACGGGCAGTGGCGGCGATGCTGTGAGACCACCTCACGAACCGCCTCACTCCGATCATCATGGACACGATCCTGATCATCATGGGCACCCCCCTGATCATCCTGGACATCACCCACCGACCGACCATGAGCCGCCCGGTCACGACAGACCGCACCATTGTCACCCCCACCATCCGGGACACAAACCTCCAACCGACGGTCCCATCCCACCAGATCAGGGGCACAGACCGCCAATTGACGGACCGCTCCCACCTGATCACAGCCCCATCCCGCCAGTGATCGACCCAATTTACCACCCCCCACCTGATCACATCCCCGTCCCGCCAGTGGTCGACCCAATCGATCCACCTCCGCCCCCGCCTGGGAGCAACCCGCCAGCCGACATTCTTTTCGGTGGCTACACGAGCGGCAGTTGGCGCGGTAATGAAGCGCGAGACGCGTTAGATCGCGAAATCGGCGGAAAAGCGGAACTTGAACAATTCTATAGACCGATGGGAGGTTCCATTACAGACCTGAAAAATTACATTCAGGGCGATCTTGACCGAGGCATTTTGCCCGAGGTCTCACTCAACCCGAGAAAAAATGATTTCAACTATACCGACATTGCATCAGGTAAACACGACCAATACTTTCGCGACCTCGCGACTCAGCTCGGAAACATGAAAGACGCAAAAGGCAATCCCGCCGAAATTTTGATGCGTCCAGGTTGGGAGTTCAATCTTCGCTGGATGAAAAACATGGGCACAAGCGAACAGTACGTTGCTGCTTTCCAGCACATGCACGATATCTTTCAGCAGGAAGGAGCCAATAATGTCAAATTCGTATGGAGTCCAGGCTCCAAGTTAGACATGTCAGGACTTGGCAGCGAGCCCGATCTCCAACATTACTGGCCCGGAGCTAAATACGTTGACGTAGTTGGACCCGACGGATACTGCAATCGAGACCAAAGTTTCGAGCAAATTTTCAACCCCGCAATGGATTTAGCCCAGCGCATCGGGAAGTCATTTATGGTCTCAGAAACCGGCGTTAACCGAGAAGCCATGACGGAGGAACAAACCGCTGATTGGTGGCGCAGTGCTTTCGAAACACTCCAGCGAAGGCAAGCTGCGGGACTGGATGTGACGGGAGTTGCCGCCTTTATGAAGGCTGGAGATTTCGGCTGGGGCTACTTTGATTACAACATCAGTAAAGGAGCTGAACAAGACACACTTCGCGATACCTTCTTGCAATGACCGCGAAAACCCTGAGATGTATCGGGCCGTTACCACGGTCACGGCTCGATTCTTGCTATAGTTTTAGTTCGCAAACACGGACACTAAAATGGCAAAGATTCTACTTGTTGAAGACGATACAGTTCTCGCAGCGACCATCGAAAGTTGGTTAGTAAGCGAGCACCACATGGTTGACGTCGTGTATGACGGAGAAAGTGGTTGGGACCATCTTTGCCTCGGCGGATTCGATCTTGCCATTCTGGATTGGAATCTTCCCCAAGTTAGCGGCGTAGACTTGTGCAAACGTTATAGAAAACAAAAAGGTATAGCACCAATCATCATGCTAACGGGACGAAGTGCCATCGCTGAAAAGGAGGAAGGACTGGACTCTGGCGCTGATGATTATCTCACCAAACCGTTCAACATGAAGGAGTTGACAGCTCGAATCAGAGCGCTGCTAAGACGACCGCCGATGGTTCTATCGAACATCATGCAGGTAGACGATATCATCGTCGATTCTGCTAAGCATCGGGTCACGAAGCGCGGTACAGAAATTCACTTGAGCCCACGTGACTTTGCTCTTATTGAATTTCTCATGCGTCATCAGGATGAGGTTTTCAGCGCAACCGCTCTTGTTCAAAGAGTCTGGCAAACAGACAATTATGCAACCGGTGATGCTGTGCGTACCGCAATAAAACGCATACGACAGCAATTAGATGACAGTGCCGACGAGGGAAGTTCGATCATTGAAAACATTCCACGCGTAGGTTACCGACTACGCAAGACGCGACAACAATAATTGCCACGAGTTCAGGCAACAACTGTCGCCACGAGTTTACAGAGGACCAGAGTGCGCTTGCATCGACTGCTTTGCTCAGTAGTCGTAGTAAGTGCACGTACTGGTATGCTGACGAGCACAGGTTAAGTGCAGCCGTCCCGGCTGCGCCCATCATGGCGGATGCGGTCCATGCAGCCGGGACGGCTGCGCTCCATGGGGCGGGACCATGAGGGAGTGGTCAGGCGGAGGGAATCAAATCTTCCGGCTTGGTTGCAGCTCCATCAGCCTTGGCTAATTTGCTGTGATGACGGCTGTAGGTGAAGTAGATAATCAAGCCCACTGGCAGGGTCACACAATAAACCTGGAGAACCAGATGACCCAAATGTCCCATCAAGATTACGCAACCGACAGTAGCGAGTAACGCAACGAGCGGATTAACCAGCTTCAAACGCCACGCACCAATTCCGACGAACATGAAGGCTACCAGCGTTCCCAGCACCATCATGTCGGCGATTTCGCCAAACGGCACCAGCCCTGCGGTAAGGGCAACGATTGTTCCGTTCAAAGCGATGCCGACAACCGGATTGCCTTTGTTTGTTTTCTTGAAAATGGGCGGAAGCAATCCGTCTTCAGCCATATTTCTGAAGATGCGCGGACCGCCCATACAAAGAACCAGAAGGACGTTGAAGATACCGAGCACGGCACCAAAGGAGATAAATTTCGAGGTCCATTCTTCGCCTGCGTTAGCGAGCAGTTTTGCAAGCGGTGCAGCGGCTTCGTTGCCGACGAAGAGCGGATTTCCTACACCATTGATGAAACATGGTGCCAGTCCCGTAGCTACAGCCATGACTGTGACATAGAGGAATGCCACGATGCCCACACACAGTACGGTAGCCAATCTCGTATCTTTCAAACTTTTGGATTCACGCGCAAATGTGAATAGCGCATCGAATCCGACATAAGGGAAAACCGCAAGAGCTGCGCCTTTCAAAACGCCATCCCAACCTTTCGGCATAAATGGAGTCCAGTTGGCAGGGTTTACGTGTCTTGCACCGACCGCCAGGAACATGACTAGCAGACCCAGTTTCAGACAGACGAGTATAAAGTTCAACTTAGCCGATTTGCTGACGCCACCAAACATCAAAATCAGTGTGACGACAGTTACAACCGCAACAGCAACGATGTTGATGCCAAAATGAAATCCGTCCGGTCCATTCACTGGTCCCGCCCAGAACTGAGGTAGCGTGTATCCCAGCGACGTCTTCAGATATTCGCCCCAGGCAATCGACACAGCCGACGAACCAAAGCTGTATTCCAGAAAGAGACCAAAGGCGACTATCCAGGCAAACAACTCACCGAGCGAATGATAGACGTAACTGTATGCGGAAACACCGTGGGTGACGCGGCGAGAAAACTGGTCGTAGCAGACCGCCACCATCGAGATGACAAAGCCCGTGATTAAAAATGAGAGGATGCCTGCCGGACCCGCTTTACCGGCGATGATTCCCGGCATGGCAAAAATTCCCGCCCCGATCGTGGCGCCAATGCCGAGCGCTGTCAGCATTATCCAGCCGAGATGTTTCGGGGTGTCATCCGAGTCCGCTAATACAGCAGGGGTACAGCGAAACAATGATGTCATTAAGGGCATTTTGTGAATCCTTAAACAAACGGGTGTGACAAGCGGTTGACCGATAGACGCCTTGGATAATGGGGTGAAGCTTAGCCATTTCCTGGAAATGCTAGCATGACGGGTTCGAGACGTAATGAGCGAGGAGACGTTTTCAATGAAAATCCAGAAAGCTGCGGTTGTAGGAGCCGGTGCAATGGGCTGCGGAATCGCTCAAGTGCTGAGCCAAGCCGGCATCGAAGTGATTTTGAAAGACATCGAGCAGTCATTTGTCGAACGGGGACTTGCCAACATCAAGCGTATGTACGACTCGCGCGTCAAAAAGGAAGTTCTCACCCAGCAGCAAGCCGATGAACTGTTCGGACTAATCAAGGGTTCAACTGATTTCAACGGGTTCAACAACGTCGACCTGGTCATCGAAGCCGCTCTAGAAAAGATCGACGTCAAGCTCGACATCTTCAAGACTCTTGACGAGGTATGCCCTTCCCGCGCCATCCTCGCTTCTAATACGTCAGCCCTGTCTATCTCTGAGATCGCATCCGCCACTAAACGCCCTGAGAAGGTGGTGGGCATGCACTTCTTCAACCCAGCTCAATTTATGAAACTGGTGGAAGTAATTCCAGGCGTCAAAACTTCAGATGAAACCGTCAAAGTAGCTCTTGACCTGTGCAAGCAACTCGGAAAAACTCCTGTCCGTGTGCGTGAGTGCCCGGGTTTCCTGGTCAACCGCATTCTCTTCCCTTATATGAATGAGGCCATCTACGTTCTGCAGGAAGGCTCAGCCACGCCTGAAGAGGTAGACCGGGCAGCTGTAGAATTCGGTTTGCCAATGGGTCCTTTCACCTTATTCGACATGACCGGCATAGACATTTGCGGTCACGTCGTCGAATTTCTCTATAGTGAATACGGTCCGCGCTTCGAAACCGCACCGCTTTTGACATTGATGATGAAAGAAGGTCAGTTGGGTCAAAAATCCGGCGCTGGCTTCTACATGCACGAGAAGGGTCAACCGGCTCAAAAAGATGCGCCCAAGGCAATCAATCCAAAGCTGGAGAAATTGACAAAAGAAGTGGGTGCTCCTGCCGCGAAAACTTCAGGCAAATTCGATGTCTATCGCGTCCTTCTGCCAATGTTGAACGAAGCCCTTTATGCAATTCAAGAACAAGTTGTCACCGCTGGTGATGTCGACATAGCAATGGCAAATGGCTGCGGACTAAATCGCGGACTGCTCACGATAGCCGAAGAGAAAGGGCTGGACTGGTGTTTGAGCCAGATGGAAATGTATCAAAAGCAGCACGGCGAACGATTCCGTCCATCGTGGTTATTGAGACAGCTGGT includes:
- a CDS encoding CocE/NonD family hydrolase; this translates as MSVDITVPPVRHKNITVQKDLPVRMRDGVTLFADIYRPDVAEPLPVLLMRTPYDKSMAQNTVFLNPSWYARYGYMVVIQDCRGRYSSEGVFTPYDSEAADGHDTVEWAANLEGSNGNVAMYGFSYPGAIQLQTAATKPRGLKTIIPAMTASDFFDRWTYEGGAFSQAFIQSWVLYLCQDTARRAGNFDLQKKLWSTFMSLPGPYFATPVVDTVCDARKYAPYYVDWLDHDTYDDYWSAKSIRNCYSQVAVPVLHVGGWYDVFITGTINNFIEMDKLQQSDPSRGEQKLVIGPWHHLPWQQHVGSSDFGSQARNIVNPLQLHWLDRHMGYLPLDHKDGPKVQVFVLNANEWSSFDSWPPTGTTDRTYYLHSGGRANSLSGDGTLSTDLPGDEPWDVYLHDPSAPVLSQGGHSCCVEDLAPMGPMSQRKNEIRNDVLVYTSEVLEKDLTVLGLVKARFYASSTADDTDFAVMLCDVAECGLSINIVNSIVRASRRNSLSEPDLLEPEKVYEFNLDIGWTAALFRKGHRIRVTIASSNFPHFGRTPNTSAIQHAYADLNDWKVARQTIFHDSQHQSYIVIPTL
- a CDS encoding response regulator transcription factor, with the translated sequence MAKILLVEDDTVLAATIESWLVSEHHMVDVVYDGESGWDHLCLGGFDLAILDWNLPQVSGVDLCKRYRKQKGIAPIIMLTGRSAIAEKEEGLDSGADDYLTKPFNMKELTARIRALLRRPPMVLSNIMQVDDIIVDSAKHRVTKRGTEIHLSPRDFALIEFLMRHQDEVFSATALVQRVWQTDNYATGDAVRTAIKRIRQQLDDSADEGSSIIENIPRVGYRLRKTRQQ
- a CDS encoding amino acid permease; its protein translation is MPLMTSLFRCTPAVLADSDDTPKHLGWIMLTALGIGATIGAGIFAMPGIIAGKAGPAGILSFLITGFVISMVAVCYDQFSRRVTHGVSAYSYVYHSLGELFAWIVAFGLFLEYSFGSSAVSIAWGEYLKTSLGYTLPQFWAGPVNGPDGFHFGINIVAVAVVTVVTLILMFGGVSKSAKLNFILVCLKLGLLVMFLAVGARHVNPANWTPFMPKGWDGVLKGAALAVFPYVGFDALFTFARESKSLKDTRLATVLCVGIVAFLYVTVMAVATGLAPCFINGVGNPLFVGNEAAAPLAKLLANAGEEWTSKFISFGAVLGIFNVLLVLCMGGPRIFRNMAEDGLLPPIFKKTNKGNPVVGIALNGTIVALTAGLVPFGEIADMMVLGTLVAFMFVGIGAWRLKLVNPLVALLATVGCVILMGHLGHLVLQVYCVTLPVGLIIYFTYSRHHSKLAKADGAATKPEDLIPSA